One Gloeobacter morelensis MG652769 DNA window includes the following coding sequences:
- a CDS encoding ATP-binding protein has product MLSSAELEACFSRSPWKFVAAVPIFCNGTLAGNLWIADEQGRLLSTAQSALLEHAAGLVGERLEAEERLDEIRQRNLMYEKYIEMAPDQIGLLDSELRALMVNAASSRFSGMPKEWVLGKSLWEMGIPESILAQMADWEQLIRRVFKTGEPGSTSFAYSVGDASYKLYCYSLAVPQFNCRGEVVAVLNITYDRAALEMPFNPADWAGMGEQLLREVAAHRVTQEELARLNAELEERVRERTVRYKLLNQKLRAEIGERQRIEVELQAAQARAEAAARAKSDFLAAASHELRTPMHGIISMTDLLLESHLSAEQRELTAIISYCGETMLNLINNILDFSKIEAGRMELDVVPFELPRLIDSVVAMFAEQLRGKELQLQVLIDSRVPGQLEGDPVRLAQVLTNLVGNSLKFTSRGQIAIRVHPVAEQENEMRLRFEVVDTGIGMSAETTSRLFQSFFQADTSTTRKYGGTGLGLAISRQLVELMGGQIGVESRLEEGSTFWFVVPLKVSALAEPPPPSAPVAVRLPQYGPILIVEDNTVNQKVLLRHLERLGCEAEVAETGAEALTVLASRSFTLVLMDCQMPVMDGFQATAEIRRREDPARRTPIVGITANASAGVYELCLAAGMDDCLIKPVRREQLTAAIERWALPVGTTERATG; this is encoded by the coding sequence GTGCTGTCCAGCGCTGAACTAGAAGCGTGCTTCAGCCGGTCACCCTGGAAATTCGTAGCGGCGGTGCCGATTTTCTGCAACGGCACGCTGGCGGGCAACCTCTGGATTGCCGATGAGCAAGGGCGGTTGCTGAGTACAGCACAGAGCGCGCTACTGGAGCACGCCGCCGGGCTGGTGGGCGAGCGGTTGGAAGCGGAGGAGCGTCTTGACGAGATTCGTCAGCGCAACTTGATGTACGAAAAGTACATCGAGATGGCTCCCGATCAAATTGGGCTGCTAGACAGCGAGCTGCGCGCTTTGATGGTCAACGCTGCTTCATCCCGTTTTTCGGGAATGCCCAAAGAATGGGTGCTGGGCAAGAGCTTGTGGGAGATGGGCATTCCCGAGTCGATCCTTGCCCAGATGGCCGATTGGGAGCAGTTGATCCGCAGGGTGTTCAAGACCGGCGAGCCGGGCAGCACCAGTTTTGCCTACAGTGTGGGGGACGCAAGTTACAAGCTTTACTGCTACAGTCTCGCGGTGCCCCAGTTCAACTGTCGAGGCGAGGTGGTGGCCGTGCTGAACATCACCTACGATCGCGCCGCCCTCGAGATGCCGTTCAATCCGGCGGATTGGGCGGGCATGGGGGAGCAGTTGCTGCGCGAGGTGGCGGCCCACCGGGTTACCCAGGAGGAACTGGCCAGGTTGAATGCCGAACTGGAGGAGCGCGTCAGGGAACGGACCGTTCGCTACAAATTGCTCAACCAGAAACTGCGGGCGGAAATTGGCGAGCGGCAGCGCATCGAAGTCGAATTGCAGGCGGCCCAGGCGCGGGCGGAGGCCGCCGCCAGGGCCAAAAGCGACTTTCTTGCCGCCGCAAGCCATGAGTTGCGCACGCCGATGCATGGAATCATCAGCATGACCGATCTGCTGCTGGAGAGCCATCTGAGCGCTGAACAGCGGGAACTGACCGCCATCATCAGTTACTGCGGCGAGACGATGCTGAATTTGATTAACAACATTCTCGATTTTTCGAAAATCGAGGCAGGACGGATGGAACTCGACGTTGTTCCCTTCGAGTTGCCCCGGTTGATCGACTCGGTGGTGGCCATGTTTGCCGAGCAGCTGCGCGGCAAAGAGCTGCAATTGCAGGTGCTCATCGACTCCAGAGTGCCGGGGCAACTCGAAGGCGATCCGGTGCGCTTGGCGCAGGTGCTGACCAACCTGGTGGGCAACTCTCTAAAATTTACCTCTCGCGGCCAGATAGCTATCCGGGTGCATCCAGTGGCCGAGCAAGAAAACGAGATGCGTCTGCGCTTTGAAGTCGTCGACACCGGGATCGGCATGAGCGCCGAGACGACCAGCCGCCTGTTCCAGTCGTTTTTTCAAGCCGACACTTCCACCACCCGCAAGTACGGCGGCACGGGGTTGGGACTGGCCATCTCCAGGCAACTTGTCGAGTTGATGGGTGGGCAGATCGGCGTCGAGAGCCGCCTGGAGGAAGGTTCGACGTTCTGGTTTGTGGTGCCGCTCAAAGTTTCGGCCCTGGCCGAACCACCGCCGCCGAGCGCACCCGTGGCGGTGCGTCTGCCCCAGTACGGGCCGATTTTGATCGTCGAAGATAACACCGTCAATCAGAAGGTGTTGCTGCGGCACCTGGAGCGGCTTGGCTGCGAGGCGGAAGTGGCGGAGACCGGGGCGGAGGCCCTCACGGTGCTGGCGAGCCGCTCCTTCACACTGGTGCTGATGGATTGCCAGATGCCGGTTATGGACGGCTTCCAGGCTACCGCCGAGATCCGCAGGCGCGAAGACCCGGCCCGGCGCACGCCCATCGTGGGCATCACCGCCAACGCCAGCGCCGGGGTCTACGAGCTGTGTCTGGCGGCGGGCATGGACGACTGCTTAATTAAACCGGTGCGCCGCGAGCAGTTGACCGCCGCCATCGAGCGCTGGGCGCTGCCGGTGGGCACCACTGAGCGGGCCACCGGCTAA
- a CDS encoding SAM-dependent methyltransferase, with protein MSGSLIVVGTGIRAGHLSQEAVSAVRTADAVAYCIAEPLSRLLVDELRKEVAKPAAEDLHRFYADGKPRMQTYRQMVARILELVRLDLQVAAVFYGHPGVFAYPSHESIRQARAEGYPAEMLPGISAVDCLFADLGVDPATAGCQMLEATDFLLRRRHLDTACGVVLWQIGCVGHGDYQGSGYDLRHVPMLVEALLAFYPPEHEVVVYQAAHFAMCDPTIEYVAIAEMFRAGITAVSTLYIPPLLVPAIDSQVLKKFDIATFRGTEG; from the coding sequence ATGTCAGGGTCTCTGATCGTGGTGGGTACCGGAATCCGGGCTGGGCACCTCTCCCAGGAAGCCGTCAGTGCTGTTCGGACAGCCGATGCTGTTGCTTACTGCATTGCCGAACCGCTTAGTCGCCTATTGGTCGATGAGCTTCGCAAAGAAGTTGCCAAGCCCGCCGCCGAGGATCTGCACCGTTTTTACGCTGACGGTAAGCCCAGAATGCAGACCTACCGCCAGATGGTAGCCCGAATCCTCGAACTGGTGCGCCTGGACTTGCAGGTGGCGGCGGTCTTTTACGGCCATCCGGGGGTTTTTGCCTATCCCTCCCACGAATCGATTCGCCAAGCCCGCGCGGAGGGCTACCCGGCCGAGATGCTGCCGGGAATTTCGGCAGTCGATTGTCTGTTTGCTGATCTGGGCGTAGACCCGGCCACGGCGGGCTGCCAGATGCTGGAGGCTACCGATTTTTTGTTGCGCCGCCGTCACCTTGACACAGCCTGTGGCGTGGTGCTGTGGCAAATCGGTTGCGTCGGTCATGGGGATTATCAGGGCAGCGGATACGATCTGCGCCATGTGCCAATGCTGGTGGAGGCTTTGCTGGCGTTCTATCCGCCGGAACACGAAGTGGTCGTCTACCAGGCGGCGCACTTTGCCATGTGCGATCCGACAATTGAATACGTTGCCATTGCTGAGATGTTCAGGGCCGGCATCACCGCCGTCTCGACGCTATACATTCCCCCACTGTTGGTGCCTGCAATCGATTCACAAGTGCTTAAAAAATTCGATATTGCGACATTTCGGGGAACCGAAGGCTAG
- the rpiA gene encoding ribose-5-phosphate isomerase RpiA: MDLNTLKQTAARRAVEDVEDGMVVGLGTGSTAAFAVSALAERVRLGLRVVGIPTSERTARQAEAEGIGLGTLAEYPRVDLTIDGADEVALGELALIKGLGGALLREKIVAAASERLIIIVDATKLVERLGSHGPLPVEVAPFGWQATARALERLGGQANLRAQEGQAFLTDGGHYILDCRFGPIARPAELEAAIDRIPGVVESGLFVGMASAVIVADEGGIEVLTPSAAP, translated from the coding sequence GTGGATCTGAATACCCTCAAGCAAACGGCGGCCCGTCGCGCCGTCGAAGATGTCGAGGACGGCATGGTGGTCGGGCTGGGCACCGGCTCGACCGCCGCTTTTGCGGTGAGCGCCCTCGCCGAGCGGGTACGTCTGGGGCTGCGGGTGGTGGGGATCCCCACATCGGAGCGCACCGCCCGGCAGGCCGAGGCCGAGGGTATTGGCCTGGGGACGCTGGCGGAGTACCCCAGGGTCGATCTCACCATCGATGGGGCGGACGAGGTGGCCCTGGGGGAGCTGGCCCTTATCAAGGGCCTGGGCGGTGCTCTGTTGCGCGAAAAGATTGTCGCTGCCGCGAGCGAGAGGCTGATTATCATCGTCGATGCCACCAAGCTGGTCGAACGGCTGGGTAGCCACGGCCCGCTACCGGTGGAGGTGGCGCCGTTTGGCTGGCAGGCGACCGCCCGCGCCCTGGAGCGGCTCGGCGGGCAGGCGAATCTGCGAGCCCAGGAAGGCCAGGCATTTCTCACCGACGGCGGCCACTACATCCTTGACTGTCGTTTTGGGCCGATCGCCCGGCCGGCCGAACTCGAAGCGGCCATCGACCGCATCCCGGGGGTGGTGGAAAGCGGTCTGTTTGTCGGCATGGCAAGCGCGGTGATCGTAGCCGACGAGGGGGGTATCGAAGTGCTCACACCTTCTGCAGCGCCTTGA
- a CDS encoding peroxiredoxin family protein, whose translation MTADTGLFNQRFAKNFLPLPGFSVPEVGEAAPDFVLPRVGGAPVRLSDYRGRTAVVIAFTRIFTEKLFCPFCYPHLQDLKNRYGEIRQAGAELLMVTSTDPVQSAQVAADLALPYPFLFDPGCTLFQAYGAGQALGAPLPAQYIVDMTGTIVYRHLFSFIDSNASTDEVLAVLKALQKV comes from the coding sequence ATGACCGCCGACACCGGATTATTCAACCAGCGCTTTGCGAAAAACTTTTTGCCCTTACCGGGTTTCAGCGTCCCCGAAGTTGGAGAGGCAGCCCCCGACTTTGTCCTGCCGCGCGTCGGTGGCGCACCGGTGCGCCTGTCGGATTATCGGGGACGGACGGCGGTGGTGATCGCCTTTACGCGCATCTTTACGGAGAAACTTTTCTGCCCGTTTTGCTACCCGCACCTCCAGGACCTCAAAAATCGTTACGGCGAAATCCGCCAAGCCGGAGCCGAATTGCTGATGGTGACGAGCACCGACCCGGTGCAGAGCGCCCAGGTGGCTGCGGATCTGGCGCTGCCCTATCCGTTTTTGTTTGATCCCGGCTGCACGCTCTTTCAGGCCTACGGCGCGGGACAGGCCCTCGGCGCCCCTTTGCCGGCCCAGTACATCGTCGATATGACCGGCACGATCGTCTATCGGCACCTGTTCTCGTTTATCGACAGCAATGCTTCGACCGACGAGGTACTCGCGGTGCTCAAGGCGCTGCAGAAGGTGTGA
- a CDS encoding SRPBCC family protein — protein sequence MVEIFEQQIRIAASLGAAERCLSDPGLMRRWLNPLLECRSVGEWSTAVGSRFRFYLRLPPVYPHLECEVVERALGLVQWRFTGFFEGTDRWEATGPDGAVLLVNRFCFDIPNPVVRFGFALFAQALTRADMHAQLQRLKAVAESLEAPGGLS from the coding sequence GTGGTGGAAATTTTTGAGCAGCAGATTCGCATCGCAGCCTCGCTAGGCGCTGCTGAGCGCTGCTTGAGCGATCCCGGCTTGATGCGCCGCTGGCTCAATCCGCTGCTCGAATGCCGCAGTGTCGGGGAGTGGTCGACGGCGGTGGGCAGCCGCTTTCGCTTTTATCTGCGCCTGCCGCCGGTGTATCCCCATCTGGAGTGTGAGGTGGTCGAGCGCGCCCTCGGGTTGGTCCAGTGGCGATTTACAGGATTTTTCGAAGGCACCGACCGTTGGGAAGCCACCGGGCCGGACGGCGCTGTGCTTCTGGTCAACCGCTTTTGTTTCGACATTCCCAACCCGGTGGTGCGCTTTGGATTTGCCCTCTTCGCTCAAGCGCTCACCCGTGCCGACATGCACGCCCAATTGCAAAGGCTCAAAGCGGTTGCGGAGAGCCTCGAAGCGCCGGGTGGGCTATCTTGA
- a CDS encoding aromatic ring-hydroxylating oxygenase subunit alpha — protein MLNNFWYGLAHGSAITSIPRQVVVMGRPLVLYRTAGGRVVALEDRCAHRDTALSGGWVEGNCLRCPYHGWRYAPDGACTEIPANQPGVAISRLAKVETFPVQERHGLVWVFLGELPEAQRPELPPLPEYAAPGWRAVRGEFTWSGHYTRVIANTVDMSHAPFVHAAAFGRKEAPRIQTYHIESERWRGSASIQFKTKPAYFLKLVLGQTPPDGSITSTFHLPNVTQVHHRFGRIQFILFLVHVPVDDRTTHTCWLHLRNFVTHAWADPFMHRDVVRTFRQDDSVVRLQPPGPVPEQLGAEVHAPSDGLEVAYRRLRRLCGRVEWASPAQNPRITEGASP, from the coding sequence ATGTTGAACAACTTCTGGTATGGTCTGGCCCACGGCTCGGCCATCACATCGATACCCCGGCAGGTGGTGGTGATGGGCCGCCCACTGGTGCTCTACCGCACGGCCGGGGGCCGGGTCGTCGCCCTGGAGGACCGCTGCGCCCACCGCGATACCGCCCTTTCCGGCGGCTGGGTGGAGGGCAATTGCCTGCGCTGTCCGTACCACGGCTGGCGCTACGCGCCCGACGGGGCGTGCACGGAAATTCCGGCCAACCAACCGGGGGTGGCCATCTCGCGCCTTGCCAAAGTGGAGACATTCCCGGTGCAGGAGCGCCATGGCCTGGTGTGGGTGTTTTTGGGAGAGCTGCCCGAGGCCCAGCGCCCGGAACTGCCGCCGCTGCCGGAGTACGCGGCCCCCGGTTGGCGGGCGGTGCGCGGCGAATTCACCTGGAGTGGGCACTACACGCGCGTCATCGCCAACACCGTAGATATGTCCCACGCCCCTTTTGTGCACGCCGCCGCCTTCGGCCGCAAAGAGGCGCCCCGCATCCAGACGTATCATATCGAGTCGGAGCGCTGGCGCGGCAGTGCCTCCATCCAGTTCAAAACCAAACCGGCCTACTTCTTGAAGTTGGTGCTCGGCCAGACGCCCCCCGACGGCAGCATCACCTCCACCTTCCACCTGCCCAACGTCACCCAGGTCCACCACCGCTTCGGCCGTATCCAGTTCATTTTATTTTTGGTCCATGTGCCGGTGGACGACCGCACCACCCACACCTGCTGGCTGCACCTGCGCAACTTCGTCACCCACGCCTGGGCGGACCCGTTTATGCACCGCGACGTCGTGCGCACCTTCCGCCAGGACGACAGCGTCGTGCGCCTGCAACCGCCCGGCCCGGTGCCTGAGCAGTTGGGCGCGGAGGTCCACGCCCCCTCCGACGGCCTGGAGGTAGCCTACCGCCGCCTGCGCCGGCTGTGCGGGCGGGTGGAGTGGGCTTCCCCGGCCCAGAACCCACGCATCACTGAAGGAGCTTCGCCATGA
- the priA gene encoding primosomal protein N', translated as METFLPAPLLRPAAWVQVLVDAPARERTYTYRLADGMTAAGGDVVCVPFGSQLVGGIVLDCLDQLPAGLDPGRLKTVESVVGTGLFAAGFWPLLVRVADYYLVPLARVLETALPPGILSRARRRVRLVADAAPMAQWGLSAAAKSAFDFLRSQAHADFSWRFCVQRLSGGASSLRELQARGLIESYYVFGETARPRTQQFVVLAGANADLCGRSAAVVQCLRRLGGEVSVEQLLAEARTTRALLQKLHAGGHVRIYERQILRLAAPTASADAPKPLTDAQKRVLERLQGATPGPVLLEGVTGSGKTEVYLQAIAPVLARGESALVLVPEIGLTPQLTDRFAARFGARVRVYHSALSEGERFDCWRQMLTGEAQVVVGTRSAVFAPLPKLGLIVLDEEHDGSYKQDRPAPCYHARTVALWRGELAGCPVLLGSATPDLESFDRATAGRYLHLEMPERVAGRPLPAVEVVDMREELHRGNFSPFSATLQRAVAQMQAAGRQGILFINRRGYSTFVLCRNCGETLRCPHCAVSLTYHRLEAGDYLRCHYCNYGAPQPRACPHCTSPNLRYFGAGTQRIAAQLGEQFPTLRVLRFDRDTTARKDAHRQILEQFGRGEADILVGTQMLTKGLDLPQVTLVGILAADGLLNLPDFRASERAFQLLTQVAGRAGRGSEPGRVILQTYAPEHPVVAAASTHDFRRYAAAELTQRQALGYPPFVQLVALQLSAAEQDSVIEAAEALARRLDGSADFEGRLLGPAPCTVERVAGRYRWQLLIKNLNGEAGRASLRALLAQFMPCAGVTVAVDVDPLRLL; from the coding sequence ATGGAAACTTTCCTGCCGGCTCCCCTGCTGCGGCCCGCGGCCTGGGTGCAGGTGCTCGTCGACGCACCGGCCCGGGAACGCACCTACACCTACCGACTGGCCGACGGCATGACCGCCGCCGGGGGCGATGTGGTGTGTGTACCCTTCGGCAGCCAACTGGTCGGGGGCATCGTACTGGATTGTCTCGACCAATTGCCTGCGGGCCTCGATCCTGGGCGGCTCAAAACCGTCGAGTCGGTCGTCGGGACGGGACTGTTTGCGGCAGGCTTCTGGCCGCTGCTGGTGCGGGTGGCCGACTATTATCTGGTACCGCTGGCGCGGGTGCTCGAGACGGCTTTGCCGCCGGGCATCTTGAGCCGTGCCCGGCGGCGGGTGCGTCTTGTGGCCGATGCCGCTCCGATGGCCCAGTGGGGGCTCAGTGCGGCCGCCAAAAGCGCGTTCGATTTTTTGCGCTCTCAGGCCCATGCGGATTTCAGCTGGCGCTTTTGTGTGCAGCGGCTGAGTGGGGGGGCGTCCTCCCTGAGAGAACTGCAGGCGCGAGGGTTGATCGAGAGTTACTACGTCTTCGGTGAGACAGCCCGGCCGCGCACGCAGCAATTTGTCGTCCTCGCAGGGGCAAATGCAGATCTCTGCGGCCGTTCGGCGGCGGTGGTGCAGTGTTTGCGCCGGCTTGGGGGAGAGGTGAGCGTCGAGCAACTGCTCGCCGAAGCGCGCACGACCCGCGCGCTATTGCAGAAGTTGCACGCCGGGGGCCACGTGCGCATCTACGAGCGCCAGATTTTGCGGCTTGCCGCCCCGACGGCGTCCGCCGATGCGCCCAAGCCGCTCACCGACGCCCAGAAGCGGGTGCTGGAGCGCCTGCAGGGGGCGACTCCCGGTCCGGTGCTGCTCGAAGGGGTGACCGGTTCCGGCAAAACCGAGGTCTACCTGCAGGCGATTGCCCCGGTGCTGGCCCGCGGCGAGTCGGCCCTGGTGCTGGTGCCTGAAATTGGCCTCACCCCGCAGTTGACCGACCGCTTCGCCGCCCGCTTCGGGGCAAGGGTGCGGGTCTACCACTCGGCCCTTTCGGAGGGCGAGCGCTTCGACTGCTGGCGGCAGATGCTCACAGGCGAAGCCCAGGTCGTCGTCGGCACCCGCTCGGCGGTTTTTGCGCCCCTGCCCAAGTTGGGGCTGATTGTGCTTGATGAGGAGCACGACGGCTCCTACAAGCAGGACCGCCCCGCCCCCTGCTACCACGCCCGGACCGTGGCGCTGTGGCGGGGCGAACTGGCCGGCTGCCCGGTGCTGTTGGGTTCGGCCACCCCGGATCTCGAAAGTTTCGATCGCGCCACCGCAGGCCGCTATCTGCACCTGGAGATGCCCGAGCGGGTGGCCGGGCGGCCTTTGCCCGCCGTCGAGGTGGTCGACATGCGCGAGGAACTGCACCGGGGCAACTTCTCTCCCTTTAGCGCCACGCTGCAGCGGGCGGTGGCTCAGATGCAGGCGGCGGGCCGCCAGGGCATCTTGTTCATCAACCGCCGCGGCTACAGCACTTTTGTGCTGTGCCGCAACTGCGGCGAGACGCTGCGCTGTCCCCACTGCGCCGTCTCGCTCACCTACCACCGCCTCGAAGCGGGCGACTATCTGCGCTGCCACTACTGCAACTACGGAGCCCCCCAGCCGCGCGCCTGTCCCCACTGCACCTCCCCCAACCTGCGCTACTTCGGGGCCGGCACCCAGCGCATCGCAGCCCAACTGGGCGAGCAATTTCCCACCTTGCGGGTGCTGCGCTTCGACCGCGACACCACCGCCCGCAAGGACGCCCACCGGCAGATTCTTGAGCAGTTCGGCCGCGGGGAGGCCGATATCCTGGTAGGCACCCAGATGCTCACCAAGGGCCTCGATCTACCCCAGGTGACCCTGGTGGGGATCCTGGCCGCCGATGGGCTGCTCAATTTGCCGGATTTTCGAGCCAGTGAGCGGGCTTTTCAGCTGCTCACCCAGGTGGCCGGGCGCGCCGGGCGCGGCAGCGAACCCGGCCGGGTGATCCTCCAGACCTACGCCCCCGAACATCCAGTGGTCGCAGCTGCCAGCACCCACGATTTTCGCCGCTACGCCGCCGCCGAACTCACCCAGCGCCAGGCCCTGGGCTATCCACCTTTCGTCCAGCTAGTCGCCCTGCAACTGAGCGCAGCGGAGCAAGACAGCGTCATCGAGGCGGCCGAAGCCCTCGCTCGCCGCCTCGACGGCTCGGCGGATTTTGAAGGTCGGCTTTTGGGTCCGGCCCCCTGCACCGTCGAGCGGGTCGCAGGCCGCTACCGCTGGCAGCTGCTCATCAAAAATCTGAACGGTGAAGCAGGCCGCGCCAGCCTGCGGGCCTTGCTCGCCCAGTTTATGCCCTGCGCGGGAGTGACGGTGGCGGTGGACGTCGACCCGCTGCGGTTGCTCTAA
- a CDS encoding sensor histidine kinase yields MNPSVARLWRRTFGGVRTRILAWYVLLIALCGVTSVLAVREILFMQLQERLETSLVREVRLFQLLSAEEPVVQEQPMRERAAHIFDRFFYRYVPHDNEFMLAYIDGELYRTMPQKLDGTMRANGKLTSRWSHLRTPERDERIGSSGEKFLYIAEPLRLGGEPRGLLVAAYCVSCERREVERSVIVVAQVFIGATLLASLLAWIAAGRVLAPLRLLAETARSIGESDLTRRIPAGDRGELGELAATFNQMLDRLEAAFASQRNFISDAGHELRTPITIVRGHLELLGDDPDERAETMAIVYDELDRMNRFVDDLLLLARAERPDFLFFELFDVGELTDELYAKARALAPREWSIEARGSGRMVADRQRLTQAVINLAQNAVQHTGPGDRIAIGSALRGAWVYLWVSDCGPGIAPEDQRRIFERFERGSHSRYEGSGLGLAIVQAIATTHGGSIQLTSTPGAGATFTLVLPLDPPQELQLHNQLTGQSCSTVLSVYSH; encoded by the coding sequence TTGAACCCATCCGTCGCACGGCTCTGGCGGCGAACCTTCGGGGGGGTGCGCACGCGCATCCTCGCCTGGTACGTGCTGCTGATTGCCCTGTGCGGAGTGACCTCGGTCCTGGCGGTGCGTGAGATTCTGTTTATGCAATTGCAGGAACGGCTGGAGACCTCGCTGGTGCGTGAGGTGCGGCTCTTTCAGCTTTTGAGTGCCGAGGAGCCGGTTGTTCAGGAGCAGCCGATGCGCGAACGCGCCGCCCACATCTTCGATCGTTTTTTTTACCGCTACGTCCCGCACGACAACGAGTTCATGCTCGCCTACATCGACGGCGAACTCTACCGAACGATGCCCCAGAAGCTCGACGGCACCATGCGCGCCAACGGCAAGCTCACCTCCCGCTGGTCCCATTTGCGTACGCCGGAGCGCGACGAGCGCATAGGCTCGAGCGGCGAGAAGTTTTTGTACATCGCCGAGCCGTTGCGCCTGGGCGGCGAGCCGCGCGGACTGTTGGTGGCGGCTTATTGTGTCTCCTGCGAGCGCCGCGAGGTGGAGCGCTCGGTGATCGTGGTGGCCCAGGTCTTTATCGGGGCGACGCTGCTCGCTTCGCTATTGGCCTGGATCGCCGCCGGCCGGGTGCTGGCGCCCCTCAGGCTGCTTGCTGAGACGGCCCGCTCGATTGGCGAATCGGACCTGACCCGGCGCATTCCGGCGGGTGACCGCGGCGAGTTGGGCGAACTGGCCGCCACCTTCAACCAGATGCTCGATCGGCTGGAGGCGGCCTTCGCGAGCCAGCGCAACTTCATCAGCGATGCAGGCCACGAACTGCGCACACCGATTACGATCGTCCGGGGTCACCTGGAGTTGTTGGGAGACGACCCCGACGAGCGGGCCGAGACGATGGCGATCGTTTACGACGAACTTGATCGCATGAACCGCTTTGTCGACGACCTGCTGCTTTTAGCCAGGGCCGAGCGACCGGACTTTTTGTTCTTTGAGCTGTTCGATGTCGGCGAACTGACCGACGAACTGTACGCCAAGGCCCGCGCCCTCGCCCCGCGCGAGTGGTCCATCGAGGCGCGCGGCAGCGGCCGGATGGTCGCCGATCGCCAGCGGCTGACCCAGGCGGTGATCAATCTGGCCCAAAACGCCGTGCAGCACACTGGCCCGGGTGATCGCATCGCCATCGGTTCGGCCCTGCGGGGGGCATGGGTGTATCTGTGGGTGAGCGACTGCGGGCCGGGCATTGCGCCGGAAGATCAGCGGCGCATCTTCGAGCGCTTCGAGCGCGGCAGCCATAGCCGCTACGAGGGCAGCGGCCTGGGACTTGCCATCGTGCAGGCGATCGCCACCACCCACGGCGGCAGCATCCAACTGACGAGCACACCGGGTGCAGGGGCGACCTTTACGCTGGTGCTGCCCCTCGACCCGCCCCAGGAACTGCAATTGCACAATCAACTCACAGGTCAGAGCTGCTCGACGGTGCTCTCGGTCTATTCGCACTGA
- a CDS encoding response regulator transcription factor produces the protein MNRILIAEDETRIAAFLEKGLRANGYTTIVVRNGIEAAQMASCDDFDLMILDLGLPGKEGLVVLEEMRGRGERLPVIILTARDDIADKVAGLESGADDYVTKPFRFEELLARVRARLRDTGNGRTQEQLVLRSGEISLDLRTRKVSAGGRTVELSAREFTLAETFLRHPGQVMSREHLLSRVWGYDYDPGSNIVDVYVGYLRRKLNTDRIETVRGMGYRLRT, from the coding sequence ATGAACCGGATTTTGATTGCCGAGGACGAGACGCGCATTGCCGCATTTCTAGAAAAAGGTCTGCGCGCCAACGGCTACACCACCATCGTCGTGCGCAACGGCATCGAAGCGGCCCAGATGGCCTCCTGCGACGACTTTGACCTGATGATTCTCGATCTGGGGCTACCGGGTAAAGAAGGACTCGTGGTGCTCGAGGAGATGCGTGGCCGCGGCGAGCGGCTGCCGGTGATTATCCTGACCGCCCGCGACGACATTGCCGATAAAGTGGCGGGCCTCGAATCGGGGGCGGACGATTATGTGACCAAACCCTTTCGCTTTGAAGAATTGCTCGCCCGCGTGCGCGCCCGCCTGCGCGACACCGGCAACGGCCGCACCCAGGAGCAGCTGGTCTTGCGCTCGGGAGAAATCAGCCTCGATCTGCGCACGCGCAAGGTGAGCGCCGGGGGGCGTACCGTCGAGTTGTCGGCGCGCGAATTTACGCTGGCAGAGACGTTTTTGCGCCACCCGGGCCAGGTGATGAGCCGCGAGCATCTGTTGAGCCGCGTCTGGGGCTACGACTACGATCCGGGCTCCAACATCGTCGATGTCTACGTGGGTTATTTGCGCCGCAAGCTCAACACCGACCGCATCGAGACGGTGCGCGGCATGGGCTACCGCCTGCGCACCTGA